A single genomic interval of Antechinus flavipes isolate AdamAnt ecotype Samford, QLD, Australia chromosome 1, AdamAnt_v2, whole genome shotgun sequence harbors:
- the LOC127549692 gene encoding translation initiation factor IF-2-like — MAPMGARDGPKGDSKHGLTCSRIPIWGALHGRAQGRGPPPSALREKGEDHRQEPGGYPCSWGLPPDVSLPGPTWPFAQVPGKLGHSPRGLLTPQSTENPPLPSCPAAAHTSSPSGGTACLGPAGGFRKLRSLSFPKKAWERGEGCDQQEPLPIPGRNHCWGGSPPCSKPPSASPPQAPRTHTGPQCQAAEGNTVSRGHAGLRPAKQDPPSVMWTSLARCSRSRQFVTGAPCWERLGRRAGQGVGGPRASWSEEETGSLGPRGGHGLHQDPVMEPLAPTIGPLPPQAAFFLPGPSSGSGAASAAPGAGFGRTPPAAEAASWARLISKQAAICSPATRVCQV, encoded by the coding sequence ATGGCCCCGATGGGCGCAAGGGACGGGCCCAAAGGGGACTCTAAACACGGCCTGACGTGCTCCAGGATCCCGATCTGGGGGGCGCTCCATGGAAGGGCCCAGGGCCGAGGCCCCCCTCCCAGCGCTCTCCGGGAGAAGGGGGAGGACCACCGGCAGGAGCCCGGGGGCTACCCCTGCAGCTGGGGCCTTCCTCCGGATGTCTCTCTTCCTGGCCCGACGTGGCCCTTTGCCCAGGTCCCGGGCAAGCTTGGCCACAGCCCACGGGGGCTGCTCACTCCCCAGAGCACAGAGaacccccccctccccagctgcCCGGCGGCTGCTCACACGTCCAGCCCCTCGGGGGGAACCGCGTGCCTGGGGCCTGCTGGGGGGTTCCGCAAATTGCGCAGCCTCAGCTTCCCTAAGAAAGCCTGGGAACGTGGGGAGGGCTGCGACCAGCAGGAACCACTGCCCATTCCTGGCAGGAACCACTGCTGGGGGGGGTCGCCCCCTTGTTCTAAGCCCCCCTCAGCCAGCCCCCCGCAGGCTCCCCGCACACACACTGGCCCCCAATGCCAGGCCGCGGAGGGCAACACTGTGTCACGAGGACACGCCGGGCTCCGCCCGGCAAAGCAAGATCCTCCCTCCGTGATGTGGACGAGCCTTGCGCGGTGCAGTCGCAGCCGTCAGTTTGTCACGGGGGCTCCGTGCTGGGAGCGGCTTGGGAGGCGGGCTGGACAGGGCGTTGGAGGTCCCAGGGCATCGTGGTCTGAGGAAGAAACTGGGTCTCTGGGGCCCAGAGGAGGCCACGGGCTCCATCAGGATCCCGTGATGGAGCCTCTGGCCCCCACGATTGGGCCCCTGCCCCCGCAGGCCGCGTTCTTCCTCCCCGGCCCCAGTTCTGGATCGGGGGCGGCCTCCGCGGCACCAGGTGCAGGATTTGGGAGAACTCCCCCGGCAGCAGAGGCCGCGAGCTGGGCCAGACTTATCAGCAAACAGGCGGCAATTTGTTCCCCAGCTACCAGGGTGTGCCAGGTGTGA